One genomic region from Haloterrigena gelatinilytica encodes:
- a CDS encoding cytochrome-ba3 oxidase subunit has product MPLETVTPRHAAAVGLLAVVPVVVYGATNSGVAGLVSAVNVAVIIGSLYLAMSPVEGSHGDHAASENGAAR; this is encoded by the coding sequence ATGCCCCTCGAGACAGTTACGCCGCGGCACGCGGCGGCCGTCGGACTACTCGCGGTCGTTCCGGTTGTCGTCTACGGAGCCACGAACTCGGGCGTCGCCGGTCTCGTCAGCGCGGTGAACGTCGCGGTGATCATCGGCTCGCTGTACCTCGCGATGTCGCCGGTCGAGGGATCGCACGGCGATCACGCCGCGAGCGAAAACGGGGCCGCCAGATGA